A window from Triticum aestivum cultivar Chinese Spring chromosome 6D, IWGSC CS RefSeq v2.1, whole genome shotgun sequence encodes these proteins:
- the LOC123140903 gene encoding disease resistance protein RGA2: MAMVLDAFASYVHNMLTEMASEELQMLLGVGDEIDKMDIKLRDLKNFLTDVDKRNITDKSVQEMVAQLKRALYEAADILDLCKLKAIERGPSTVDVGCFNPLLFCMRNPFHAHDIGTRIKALNKRLDTIKERTAAFSFINLGSYEDRGCKVHGFHSRNTSRETAGELNRLGIVGENIEEDTRELVEIMLTEKEGNTNIMVVAIVGVGGIGKTTLAQKIFNDKTIKAEFDKTIWLSINQDFDKVELLRTIITLAGGVHGGEKAVAVLQPILTTTLTEKKLFLVLDDMWSHRAWGDVLETPLANTVAQGSRVLVTTRAESVAKGMKAVLHHHVKKLEEEDAWSLLKKQIVSSETDEREVDMLKKIGLQIVAKCDGLPLAIKVMGGLLCQKDTNDCAWKMVLDDSVWSVSEMPEELNHAVYLSYEDLHSCIKQCFLYYSLLPKTALFYSENIIGMWISEGFVHGTSEDLEELGKKYYKELILRNLIEPDTQYVNRSVCNMHDVVRSFAQFVARDEALAAGDTNVVNKFREDKFLRLSIESKSSEDGLDWSSIEAQNTLRTLISVGHINMKPGDSLVNFPCLRTLHIDSAHAALVESLHELKHLRYLSLEKTDISSLPDSIGKMKFLQYISLRGCRQFVKLAHSILKLGQLRYLNFIETSINGIPRGFSALTNLRVLRGFPARMDGDWCSLEELGPLSRLKDLGLDGLENVIASSSTSKAKLCEKLYLARLYLTCGSRLEDDGLIEEEVIVSGEEQQRIKKVFDELCPPPRLEYLYIKGYFGERPPGWLMSSSFVPLESLRIIFIDDLAWCTQLPDGLCHLPYLEFFQIDRAPAIKRVGSEFMLSYHHHSPHPSFQRLREMNLIGMVQWEEWEWEEHVQAFPVLRELMLKHCKLKCLPPGLASQAKALEELSIQNVQGLVSLENFASLVELEVIVNVDLERVTNLPRLQKLTIRACPKLKVLEGVPVLQRLKLVDLEMETIPEYMGGINPRHLELYCSLALLASIAAGKSGPEWDKFRHVKHVKAYSNEGDNPRKWYVLYTATPYNLETNVSRSFLSRGSLSSFEDAQRFESVFKITKKTFSYICSLVYVPSLKDMNSYTFVDGRALCLEDRVAIALRRLYSTEPPETLESSVGVNESIIFLVTESFVDAICEQASHHLRWPDSSEMDKIKSMFDKIHNMQNCCGVIYTTHIPLGPNWSHEKYDSILMQVVVDPKMRFLNIWSELADSMTQLSILHESGLFEECEKGACLNGSKLKTALDGSEVGEYIIGDAGYPLLPWLLTPYQEVLSDSMTEFNRRHSAATTCALKALARFKDTWRYLPWWPVDLKTLPKMICACLMLHNIVIDMEDDAAMPSVKEGNYCEEVRQLENEDAVRVRDMLSQHFLTSRSSESGVGPVYTEEDHEVAASGSGDEDKEQEAETRTSEEENMN, from the exons ATGGCGATGGTGCTGGATGCTTTTGCATCCTACGTGCATAACATGCTGACGGAGATGGCGAGTGAAGAGCTGCAAATGCTACTTGGAGTCGGAGACGAGATCGACAAGATGGACATTAAGCTTAGGGACCTCAAGAACTTCCTCACCGATGTTGATAAGAGAAACATCACCGACAAGAGTGTGCAAGAGATGGTGGCCCAGCTCAAGCGCGCCTTGTACGAAGCTgctgacatcctcgacctctgcaAGCTCAAGGCCATCGAGCGTGGTCCGTCCACTGTTGATGTTGGGTGCTTTAACCCCTTGCTCTTTTGCATGCGGAATCCCTTCCATGCCCACGACATTGGCACCCGCATCAAGGCGCTCAACAAGAGGCTCGACACCATCAAGGAGCGAACCGCTGCTTTTAGCTTCATCAATCTTGGTTCCTATGAGGATCGTGGTTGCAAGGTCCACGGCTTTCATTCTAGGAATACCAGCCGTGAGACAGCAGGGGAGCTCAACCGGTTGGGTATAGTCGGAGAGAACATCGAAGAAGACACAAGAGAGCTGGTCGAGATCATGCTCACTGAAAAGGAGGGCAACACAAACATTATGGTGGTCGCCATTGTTGGTGTTGGCGGAATTGGTAAGACCACTCTTGCCCAGAAGATCTTCAATGACAAAaccatcaaggccgagttcgacaaGACCATATGGCTGAGCATCAACCAGGACTTCGACAAGGTTGAATTGCTCAGGACAATCATCACACTCGCTGGGGGAGTACACGGTGGTGAAAAGGCTGTGGCTGTGCTTCAGCCAATCCTTACCACTACCTTGACAGAGAAGAAGCTATTCCTGGTGCTAGATGATATGTGGAGCCATAGAGCATGGGGTGATGTGCTTGAAACACCCTTGGCTAATACTGTGGCTCAAGGTAGCCGAGTCCTTGTCACTACAAGAGCTGAAAGTGTAGCTAAAGGAATGAAAGCTGTGCTTCACCACCATGTGAAAAAATTAGAAGAGGAGGATGCCTGGTCCTTGCTCAAGAAACAG ATAGTCTCAAGTGAGACAGATGAACGTGAAGTCGATATGCTCAAAAAAATTGGATTGCAAATTGTAGCAAAATGTGATGGTTTGCCTCTTGCTATCAAAGTCATGGGAGGACTCCTGTGTCAGAAAGACACAAATGATTGTGCGTGGAAGATGGTTCTAGATGACTCTGTATGGTCGGTATCTGAAATGCCCGAAGAGCTAAACCATGCAGTGTATTTAAGCTATGAAGATTTGCATTCTTGCATCAAACAGTGTTTTCTATACTACTCCCTTCTCCCTAAAACTGCATTGTTCTATAGTGAAAACATCATTGGCATGTGGATTAGTGAAGGATTTGTTCATGGAACCTCAGAAGACTTAGAAGAACTAGGGAAAAAGTACTATAAGGAGTTGATACTGAGGAACCTTATAGAGCCAGATACACAGTACGTTAATCGGTCTGTCTGCAACATGCATGATGTTGTACGATCATTTGCTCAATTTGTGGCGAGAGATGAGGCACTAGCAGCTGGAGATACTAATGTTGTTAACAAGTTTAGGGAAGATAAGTTTCTTCGGTTATCTATAGAAAGCAAATCATCGGAAGATGGGTTGGACTGGAGCTCTATAGAAGCACAAAATACATTGAGAACACTTATATCAGTTGGCCACATAAATATGAAGCCCGGTGATTCTTTGGTAAATTTTCCATGTCTGCGGACTCTGCATATAGATTCTGCACATGCTGCGTTGGTTGAATCATTGCATGAACTCAAGCACCTGAGGTACTTGTCCTTAGAAAAAACAGATATATCTAGTCTGCCAGATAGCATTGGGAAGATGAAGTTCTTACAGTACATTAGCCTTAGAGGATGCAGACAATTTGTTAAACTTGCACATAGCATTTTGAAGTTAGGGCAGCTAAGATATCTTAACTTCATTGAAACAAGTATAAATGGCATACCTAGAGGATTTTCTGCTCTAACAAATTTGAGGGTATTACGTGGGTTTCCAGCCAGGATGGATGGTGATTGGTGCAGTTTGGAAGAGTTGGGTCCTCTTTCTCGGCTCAAGGATCTTGGACTCGACGGATTGGAGAATGTAATTGCTTCCTCGTCCACATCAAAGGCAAAGCTTTGTGAGAAGTTGTATCTTGCCAGACTATACTTAACTTGTGGTAGTAGATTGGAAGACGATGGGCTTATTGAAGAGGAGGTTATTGTCTCCGGGGAAGAGCAACAACGAATCAAGAAGGTGTTTGATGAGCTCTGCCCTCCGCCCAGGTTAGAATATCTTTATATCAAAGGATATTTTGGCGAACGCCCCCCTGGATGGCTGATGTCGTCATCCTTTGTGCCCCTCGAGAGCTTGAGAATTATATTCATCGATGACCTGGCTTGGTGCACACAGCTTCCTGATGGCTTGTGTCATCTCCCTTATTTGGAGTTCTTTCAGATCGATCGTGCTCCAGCCATCAAGCGTGTTGGATCTGAATTCATGCTGTCCTACCATCACCACAGTCCTCACCCTTCATTTCAGAGATTGCGTGAGATGAATTTAATAGGAATGGTGCAATGGGAGGAATGGGAGTGGGAGGAGCATGTGCAAGCCTTTCCGGTCTTACGGGAACTTATGCTAAAGCACTGCAAATTGAAGTGTCTTCCTCCTGGACTTGCTTCCCAGGCAAAGGCTTTGGAAGAATTATCCATACAAAATGTCCAGGGTCTTGTCTCTCTGGAGAACTTTGCGTCGCTGGTCGAGCTGGAAGTTATTGTAAACGTTGATCTGGAGAGGGTCACCAACCTTCCCAGACTGCAGAAGCTTACCATCAGAGCCTGCCCAAAGCTGAAGGTGCTAGAGGGTGTTCCTGTACTCCAGAGGCTCAAGCTGGTTGATCTAGAGATGGAGACAATCCCAGAATACATGGGAGGTATAAACCCAAGGCATTTGGAGCTATACTGCAGCCTAGCACTGCTCGCTTCCATAGCTGCAGGAAAATCTGGCCCTGAGTGGGACAAGTTCAGACATGTTAAGCATGTCAAAGCGTACTCAAATGAAGGAGATAATCCAAGGAAATGGTATGTCTTGTACACAGCTACCCCCTACAACTTGGAGACAAATGTCAGCCGCTCTTTCCTGTCTAGAG GAAGCTTATCTTCTTTTGAGGATGCACAGAGATTTGAGTCCGTCTTCAAAATTACGAAGAAAACCTTTAGCTACATATGCAGCTTGGTGTACGTGCCATCACTGAAAGATATGAACAGCTATACCTTTGTTGATGGGAGGGCACTGTGTTTAGAAGATCGAGTTGCTATTGCTCTGAGAAGGTTGTACTCTACCGAGCCGCCGGAGACCTTAGAATCCTCTGTTGGTGTCAATGAGTCAATCATCTTCTTGGTAACTGAGAGTTTCGTTGATGCTATATGCGAGCAAGCAAGCCACCACTTGCGCTGGCCAGACTCCAGTGAAATGGATAAGATCAAATCAATGTTTGACAAGATCCACAATATGCAGAACTGCTGCGGCGTCATCTATACAACTCACATCCCACTTGGACCAAACTGGAGCCATGAGAAGTATGATAGCATTCTAATGCAAGTGGTCGTTGATCCAAAGATGAGGTTCTTGAACATTTGGTCTGAATTGGCAGATAGCATGACCCAGTTGAGCATTTTGCACGAGTCTGGACTCTTTGAGGAGTGTGAGAAAGGTGCTTGCCTGAATGGAAGCAAGCTGAAGACAGCGTTAGATGGATCAGAAGTTGGGGAATACATAATTGGTGATGCAGGATACCCGCTTCTCCCGTGGCTACTCACACCTTACCAGGAAGTGCTCTCAGATTCCATGACGGAGTTCAATAGGAGACACTCCGCAGCCACAACCTGTGCGCTGAAGGCGCTAGCAAGGTTCAAAGACACATGGAGGTACCTGCCATGGTGGCCAGTTGATCTGAAAACTCTACCTAAGATGATCTGCGCCTGCTTGATGTTGCATAACATAGTCATAGATATGGAGGATGATGCAGCCATGCCGAGCGTTAAGGAGGGGAATTACTGCGAGGAAGTGCGCCAGTTAGAAAACGAGGATGCTGTCAGGGTGAGGGATATGCTGTCGCAACACTTCTTGACCAGCAGGTCATCTGAATCGGGAG TTGGCCCAGTGTACACAGAGGAGGATCATGAAGTAGCCGCATCAGGCTCAGGGGATGAAGACAAGGAACAAGAAGCAGAGACAAGAACATCAGAGGAAGAGAACATGAACTAA